TGCACGAGCCACCAGCGCCGATCGTCGGTCTGCAGTTCGAGGATGCGCGTGATCGTCTGCAGGACGTCCTGGTCGCCGAGGTCAGGGACGCCGTCGCTCACCAGGGGCGCGAGGAATTGCGCGACGCCCGAGTTCAGCTGCTCCAGCCGCATTGTCTTCTCGCGCTCCATGAGCGCGAAGAACAGCTCCTCCTTGCTGGAGAAGTTGGAGTAGAACGCACCACGCGTGAAGCCCGCCGCCTCCGCAATGGTCTCGACGCTGGCGGCGCGCACGCCGTGTTCGGCGAACACGTCGAACGCGGCGTCCAGGAGGCGGGCGCGCGTGCGCTGGCGGCGCGCTGACTCGGCCGGCGCCTCCTCGCGCTGGTCCGTCGTCACGTCGTCACTGAGAGTCGTGCTGTCCAAGCTGAAACCTTCCTGAATCCAACTTTCGATACAGAAGTGTATCGGATACGGTCATGCATGGATACAACGGTGTATCGAACATCCACCATCGCTTTCGGTACTCACCCACGGGAGAACGCGTGTCCTCGCTTCTGTATTCGATCGGCCGGTGGGCCTTTCGCGCCCGCAGGCTGGTCGTCATCATCTGGATCGCCATCCTCGCCCTGCTCGGTGGCGGCGCACTGCTCTTCAACCAGGGCACCGACAACAGCTTCAGCATCCCGGGCACCGAGTCGCAGGAGGCGCTCGACACGCTGAGCCGGACCTTCCCCCAGGTCAGCGGGACCAGCGCCCAGATCGTGGTCGTCGCGCCCGACGGGCAGACGGTCGACGACACGGCCATCAAGCAGCCGGTCGAGGATGCGGTCGCTGCGATCAAGGACATCGACGGTGTCTCCGGCGTCAGCTCCCCCTACTCGGCTCAGGTCAAGAACCTCATCTCGGACGATCGCTCGGCGGCGATCGTCACGGTGCAGCTGAAGGGTCAGATGACCACCGTGACCGCCGACACCAAGACGGCGCTCAAGGAGGCTGGCGCGGACCTCGCGAAACAGCTGCCCGAGGGCTCTCAGTCGGCCGTCGGCGGTCAGCTGTTCTCGCAGAACCTGCCCACCCTGTCGCTCATCGAGCTGATCGGCGTCGGAGTCGCGCTGGTCGTCCTGATCCTGACGTTCGGGTCGTTCCTGGCCGCGGGGATGCCACTGCTCACCGCGATCCTGGGCGTCGCGATCTCGATGTGCCTGATCTTCATCGCGACGCTGTTCGGATCGATCTCGTCGACCACGCCGATGCTGGCGCTCATGCTCGGGCTCGCGGTCGGGATCGACTACTCGCTGTTCATCATCTCCCGGCATCAGGCGCAGCTGAAGGCGGGCGTTCCCCCGGAGGAATCGACGGCACGCGCGGTGGCGACCGCCGGCTCCGCGGTGCTGTTCGCGGGGATCACCGTGATCATCGCGCTGGCCGGGCTCGCCGTGGCGAACATCCCCTTCCTGACGACCATGGGGCTCGCCGCCTCGGTGGCGGTGGCGGTGGCGGTGCTCGTGGCGCTGACGCTGACGCCTGCGCTGCTCGGGTTCGCCGGGGCCCGGCTGACGCCGGGGCGTCGCAAGGCGGCGCGGGCCGCGAAGGGCGCGAAGAGCTCGCAGGCGACGGAGGGCGCGCCGGCAGTGCAGGCCGAGTCGCTCGACCCCGCGCCCACACCGGCACCCGCATCCTCACCGTCGATCGCGCACGCCGCGACCGCAGAGATCCCGCCGGGCTTCTTCCGCGGCTGGGTCCGCGCGGTCATCCGCTTCCCGATCGTGACGGTCGTGGCGGTCGTCGTCGCGCTCGGCATCGCCGCGCTTCCGGCGCTGCAACTGCGCCTGGCCCTGCCCGACGCCGGTTCGCAGCCGGAAGGCGCCCCCGCGCGCGTCGCCTACGACCTGGTGTCCGACCACTTCGGCCCCGGCTACAACGGCCCGCTGATCGTGACCGGCTCGATCATCTCCAGCAACGACCCGGTCGGGCTCATGAAGAAGATCGGCGCCGAGATCGCCGACCTCCCGGGCGTGGCCTCCGTGCCGCTCGCCACCCCGAACGCGACGGCGGACACCGGCATCGTCCAGGTCGTGCCCACCACCGGCCCGGATGACGCCAAGACCGCCGAGCTCGTCTCCGAGATCCGGGCGAAGCACCAGCACTTCCTCGACGAGTACGGCGTCGACCTCAAGGTGACTGGCAACACGGCGGCGCAGATCGACGTATCCACCCGGCTGGGCGGCGCGCTGCTGCCGTTCGGCGTCCTCGTGGTCGGCCTCTCTCTGATCCTGCTGACCATGGTGTTCCGGTCGATCGCGGTCCCGATCAAGGCCGCGCTCGGCTACCTGCTGTCGGTCGGCGCCGCCTTCGGAGCGGTGACGGTCGTGTTCGAATGGGGCTGGCTGTCGGATGCGCTGCACGTCGACAAGACGGGACCGATCATCTCGTTCATGCCGATCATCCTGATGGGCGTGCTGTTCGGCCTGGCGATGGACTACGAGGTGTTCCTGGTCAGCCGCATCCGCGAGGACTATGTCCACGGCGGGAACGCCCGCCGTGCCATCCAGAGCGGGTTCGTCAGCTCGGCGAAGGTCGTGACGGCTGCGGCGATCATCATGATCTCGGTGTTCGCCGCCTTCGTCCCGGAGGGGGACGCGTCGATCAAGCCCATCGCCCTCGGACTCGCGGTCGGCGTCTTCGTCGACGCCTTCATCGTGCGCATGACCCTCGTGCCCGCGGTGCTGCAACTGCTCGGCGACAAGGCCTGGTGGATGCCGCGATGGCTCGACCGCATCCTCCCCTCGTTCGACGTGGAGGGCGACGGCCTGCAGAAGGAGCTCGAGCTCGCAGACTGGCCGGAGGCCGGCGCCGGGATCGTTGCGGCGGCCGACGGGCTGGGCGTGAGCGCACGCAGACGGCGCCTGGTCGGCGACGTCTCATTCCGGCTCGGTGACGGCGAAGTGCTCGTCGTGCACGGCGGCGACCGCACGGCGGCGCTCGCCGTCCTGATGGCGGTCACCGGGCACACGCGGGTGGACGCCGGGACGGTCAAGGTCGCCGGGTTCGTGCTCCCGACGCGCGGAGCGGCGGTGCGTTCCCGCACCTCCCTGGTCCGGTTGGATGCGGCCGAAACGCCCGTGGACGACATCCGGCTCGCCCTCGCCAGCCGCCCGCAGCTGCTCGCCCTGGACAGCGTCGACTCGGTCACCGACCCCGGCGAGCGCCGCCGCATCCGCGGCGAACTCGCCGCCGCTCTCACCCGTGCCCGGGTGGAGGAACGACCGTTCGCCCTCGTCGTCAGCTGCGTGGAGCCGTCGGCGCTCGACGACCTGCTCCCCGACGGAGCGGAGCCGACCGCCGTCGACCTCGACGCGGCCTCGCATCCACGCACCACACCCGACTTCACCGACATCGAACGCGCCGACCACGGCGCCCACCGTGAGAAGGCCGACGCCCGATGACCATCCCCCGCTCTCCCCTGCGCCGCCCGGGTTCCCTGTTCTCGCTGGAGCGGATGCGCTCCGACAAGCGGGTCACGTGGCTGACCGTCGTCGGGATCCTTCTCGTCCCCATCGTGATCGGCGGCCTGCTCGTCTGGGCGCTGTGGAACCCGACCGAGCGCCTCGGCGACGTCAAGGCGGCCGTGGTCAACCTCGACCAGCCGGTGAAGGTGAACGGGCAGACCGTCCCGCTCGGCCGGCAGCTGGCCGGTGGCCTCCTCGACACCAAGAACGACAACTTCGACTGGGTGCTGACCGACAAGAAGGATGCCGACAAGGGCATCGCCTCCGGGGAGTACGTGGCCGTGGTCACCATCCCTGAGAACTTCTCGAAGGCCGCCACCTCGACCGCCGGAGCCGCAGCGGACGCGACGCAGGCGACGATCGATGTGCGCACGAGCCGGCAGTCGAAGCTGGTGGATCCGGCCATCAGCCAGGCCGTGACGAGCACCGCGACGTCCGTCCTCAACAAGCAGCTGACGTCGACGTACATCGCGAACGTCTATGTCGGGTTCAATACGCTCGGCGAACAGCTCGGAAAGGCCGCGACCGGAGCGGACGGCCTGTCCGGCGGCCTGACGAAGCTCGCGGGCGGGACCCATCAGCTCGCCGACGGAGCCGCCCAGCTCGCGACCGGCGCCTCCTCGCTCGCCGGCGGAGTCTCCCAGCTCTCGGACGGCACGTCGCAGCTGTCCGACGGACTCGGGCAGCTGTCGGGCGGCGCATCCTCTCTCGCCGGTGGTCTGCAGACGCTGCAGCAGAACACCTCCTCGCTCCCTGCTCAGACGCAACAGCTCGCGGCCGGGTCGGCCGGGGTGTCGACCGGCGTGCAGAAGACGGCCGACGGCCTCGGCGGCCTGTACACGCAGTGCGTCGCGCTGCACACGGCCGCGGATCCGACGTGCCAGGGCATCGCCGCGACGCGCGCGGGCATGACCACGGGGCAGGGTGGACAGCCCAGCCTCACAGGCTTGGCGTCCACGGTCGCCGGCGGCACGTCGCAGCTGGCCGCCGGGATGCCGGCGCTGGTCGACGGCATCGCGCAGTCGGCGGGAGGCGCATCCCAGCTGTCCGGCGGTGTGGCGCAGTCGGCGTCCGGCGCATCGCAGCTGGCGTCCGGGGCCTCCCAGTCGGCGGACGGCGCACAGCAGTTCGCCGCCGGAGTGCAGCAGCTGAGCGACGGCATCCCCGCCCTCGCCTCGGGCGCCGACCAGTCCGCAGCGGGCGCGGCTTCGCTCGCGACCGGTCTCCACACCGCGGTCAAGCAACTGCCGAGCTACGACAGCGGAGAGCGGACCAGCCTCGCGGACGTCGCCGCCCAGCCCGTCACCCAGAAGACCGCCGGCGAGACGGCGTTCGGCACGTCCAGCATCCCGCTCTTCGCCTCGGTGGCCTTGTGGCTCGGCGCGTTGGCGACCTTCCTGGTGCTGCAGGCCCTCTCGCGGCGCGCGCTGCTGACCTCCCGGGCCGCCGGCCGGATCGCCCTGGACGGATTCCTCCCGGCCGCCGCGCTCGGCGTGGTCCAGGGCGTCTTGGTCGCCGGCATCATGACGCGGGCCCTCTCGCTCGACGTCGGCCAGTGGTTCGGCTTCGCCGCTCTCGCGGCCGCCTCGGGCGTCGCCTTCGCCGCCGTCAACCACGGCCTGGTCGCGTTGCTCGGGGGCGTCGGACGATTCCTGTCGATGCTCGTCGTGGTGGTGACCCTCGCCTCCGGGATCGTGTCGACCGCGCCCGGATTCTTCGGGGCGGCCGTGCCGTGGCTGCCGACCGCTCCCGCGATCACGGCGATGCAGGGCGCGATCGACGGGTCGGCGGATGCCTGGCGCGGACTGGGCGGGCTGCTCCTGTGGGCGGCGTTCGGCTTCGCGCTCGCGCTGATCGCGGTCGCCCGCCGCCGCGTCGTCAATGCCGCGCAACTGCTCCCCGCCGAGTAGCCGCCGGGCCCGTCACCGCCGCATCCAGTTGTCACAACACGCCGTCACGGCACCCCGCCGGGCGGCGTGTTGCGCCAACTAGGTGGTCGCGGCGAGCGCGAGCGTGGCGAGCACCACCGTGACGGGCGCGACGATCAGCCCCAGGAGCATGTAGCGGCTCCAGCGGATCTCCACGTCGAAGGACGTCAGCCGCTGGTGCCAGAGGAGGGTCGCGAGCGACGCCCACGGCGTGATCAGCGGCCCGGCGTTCACGCCGATCAGCAGCGCCGCCAGACGGGCGGGGCTGTTCGCCACCGGCTCGAGCGCCAGGTACGCCGGAAGGTTGTCGATCGCGTTCGCGCCAACGAGGCCGGTCAGCGAAAGCCGGAGCAGTGCCAGCGGCGACTCCCCCGAGCCGGAGATCGTGGCCATGAGCACGCCCAGGCCGACGGCGTGCAGCGCCTCGATGAAGAGGAACAAGCCGGACGCGAGGAGCACCAGCTGCCAGGGCAGCAGGCCGAACCGCAGCACCCCGCGCTTGCGGAACAGGAACACAACGCCGAGCGCTACGGCGGCGATGGTCGTCGGCAGCCACACCGGCAGCCCGGAGACGAGGAGCGGGATGAGCGCCACCACGACCGCGCCCGACACCCAGAACAGCACCGGGTCCTCGATGCCGTCCTCCTCGCCCGTCTCGTACCGGACGAGCAGCGAACGCCGGGCGATCAGGAACACGACCACCATCGGGACGATCATCGCGACCAGCGCGGGAGCGAGCATGAGGGACGCGAACGCGGCGGGAGACGGATCGCCCATCGCGTGCTGGGCCAGCAGGTTGGTCAGGTTCGAGACCGGCAGCAGCAGGGAGCCCGCGTTCGCCATCCACACGGTCGTCAGCGCGAAGGGCAGCGGATTCAGGCCGGCGTGCCGCGCCATCACGATCACCACGGGCGTGAGCAGCACCGCGGTGGTGTCGAGGGACAGGAAGATCGTGCTGAGGGCGGCGACGACCACGACGAGCAGCCACAGCACCCACGCGCGGCCGCGGCCCCAGCGCGCGGTCTGCTGCGCCAGCACGGTGAACACGCCGGCCTCGGCCGCGAGTTCCGTCACGACGGTGATGGCCACGACGAACAGCAGGATGGGCCAGACACGGTCCCACAGCTCGACCGCCTCCGAGGCGGGCAGCAGGCCCGTCGCCACGGCGATCCCACCGAGCACGAGGAGCACGGCGCCGACGATTGCGGTGCGCATCCTCCTCCTCCCGGTCCGGACTTTGGAAGCGTACGCTACGGGGCGACATCGAAAGGAACAGGATGCGCAAGTACCTCTTCAACGGCGCGATCATCAGCGCGGCGTTCGGCCTGTGGACCACGGTCCAGTCATCGAGGAACGGCGTCCGCGACTGGCGCGTGCCCCTCATGTGGATCAACGCCGGGATCTCGCTCGCGCTGGCCGTCGGAGCGGTCATCCAGGAGTCGCGGGAGGCGTCCGAGCGCGAATCCAACCCCGTCGGAGCCCGAAAGGGCCGTTGACCCGCTGATTTCCGCCGAATCTCTCGGCGTGTCCAGCAGGTTCGTTGCGTATCCGTCCAGGACACTTGTATTCAGGTGAACCTGGAAGGGGTTGCGCGATGTTTGGTCGTAGGCGGCACGCCGCCGTAGTTCCGGCGGCTCCAGTCCCTCAATTGACGGACGCCCAGATCCTCGAGCTCGTGCACACCAAGGTGGCGGAGCTGATCGGCGTGAACGGCGAGTGGACGGTCATCCGCCGCGCACACGACGACACCGACACCATCTTCCACTCGATCCTCGCGCAGTCGGTCTCGGTCGGGATCGCCGCTGCCCTCGCCGAGGCGCGTCGCCGCCTCGAGGCGGGAGAAGCGCTCTCCGAGCCGCAGCACCTCGCCCCGTCGGTCGCCGACGCCCCTGTCAGCGGCGAAGAGCAGCCGACGGCCTCTGCGCTCGCCGACGAACCGTCGACCGCTGTGACCGAGACCGTCCCCGAGGCGGAGCTCGAGCCTGCCGCGTTCGGCTGGGAGCCCGCTCCGATCACCCAGTGGACGGACCTGCGGAAGCCGGTGACCGGCGAGTTCCCGGTCGTCTCGCACCGCACCGCCGCCTGATCTCCCTCCCGCCTAGAGCGGATCAGGGGTCGGCGTCAGCCGAGTTCCTTCCACCCCTCCGGACCTTCCGAGCCGGCCGGGTACTCCTCGATGGGCACGCGCCCGTGATGCCATGCCGTGAGCACCGGCTCGACGATGCGCCAGCACTCGACAGCGGTATCCGCCCGCACCGACAGCGTGGGGTCGCCGTCGAGGATGCCCTCGAGCACCTCCGCGTAGGCCAGTAGCTCGCCGGGGCCGAAATCAGCGGTGAGGGAGGCGCGCTCCAGTTCGTACGGATCGTTGGACCCGTTGATGTTGATCTCGAACGACATCGAGTCGGGGGCGAACATCAGGCGCAGCTTGGCCGGCTCCGTCCTCCCGGTCAACCCCGTCGGGATGTGCCGGGCCGGCGCGAACGTGATCACCATCTCCCGGCGGCGACTGCCGAGCGCCTTCCCCGAGCGCAGCGTGAAGGGCACGCCCTTCCACCGCCACGTGTCGACCTCCAGGGTCACTTCCGCCAGCGTCTCCGTCTCGCGCGAGGGGTCGACGCCCTCCTCGTCGGTGTACGCGGGGAGCTTCTTGCCGTCGATCTCGCCCGCCGCATACCGCGCCCGGCGGCTCGCGGTGACCGGGTCGTCGTTCCACACCCGGGTCGCGCGCAGCACGAGCTGCTTGGCATCGCGCAGGTCCGCTGCGCCCAGGGTCGAGGGCGGCTCCATCGCGAGAACCGCCATGACCTGCAGCAGGTGGCTCTGGATCATGTCCATCAGCGCGCCTGCGCCGTCGTAGTAGCGCGCCCGGCCCTCGAGAGCGAGCGTCTCGTCGTAGATGACGTCGACGCGCTCGATGTGCAGGCCGTCCCAGATCGGCTC
This region of Leifsonia sp. fls2-241-R2A-40a genomic DNA includes:
- a CDS encoding MMPL family transporter, which codes for MSSLLYSIGRWAFRARRLVVIIWIAILALLGGGALLFNQGTDNSFSIPGTESQEALDTLSRTFPQVSGTSAQIVVVAPDGQTVDDTAIKQPVEDAVAAIKDIDGVSGVSSPYSAQVKNLISDDRSAAIVTVQLKGQMTTVTADTKTALKEAGADLAKQLPEGSQSAVGGQLFSQNLPTLSLIELIGVGVALVVLILTFGSFLAAGMPLLTAILGVAISMCLIFIATLFGSISSTTPMLALMLGLAVGIDYSLFIISRHQAQLKAGVPPEESTARAVATAGSAVLFAGITVIIALAGLAVANIPFLTTMGLAASVAVAVAVLVALTLTPALLGFAGARLTPGRRKAARAAKGAKSSQATEGAPAVQAESLDPAPTPAPASSPSIAHAATAEIPPGFFRGWVRAVIRFPIVTVVAVVVALGIAALPALQLRLALPDAGSQPEGAPARVAYDLVSDHFGPGYNGPLIVTGSIISSNDPVGLMKKIGAEIADLPGVASVPLATPNATADTGIVQVVPTTGPDDAKTAELVSEIRAKHQHFLDEYGVDLKVTGNTAAQIDVSTRLGGALLPFGVLVVGLSLILLTMVFRSIAVPIKAALGYLLSVGAAFGAVTVVFEWGWLSDALHVDKTGPIISFMPIILMGVLFGLAMDYEVFLVSRIREDYVHGGNARRAIQSGFVSSAKVVTAAAIIMISVFAAFVPEGDASIKPIALGLAVGVFVDAFIVRMTLVPAVLQLLGDKAWWMPRWLDRILPSFDVEGDGLQKELELADWPEAGAGIVAAADGLGVSARRRRLVGDVSFRLGDGEVLVVHGGDRTAALAVLMAVTGHTRVDAGTVKVAGFVLPTRGAAVRSRTSLVRLDAAETPVDDIRLALASRPQLLALDSVDSVTDPGERRRIRGELAAALTRARVEERPFALVVSCVEPSALDDLLPDGAEPTAVDLDAASHPRTTPDFTDIERADHGAHREKADAR
- a CDS encoding SLC13 family permease translates to MRTAIVGAVLLVLGGIAVATGLLPASEAVELWDRVWPILLFVVAITVVTELAAEAGVFTVLAQQTARWGRGRAWVLWLLVVVVAALSTIFLSLDTTAVLLTPVVIVMARHAGLNPLPFALTTVWMANAGSLLLPVSNLTNLLAQHAMGDPSPAAFASLMLAPALVAMIVPMVVVFLIARRSLLVRYETGEEDGIEDPVLFWVSGAVVVALIPLLVSGLPVWLPTTIAAVALGVVFLFRKRGVLRFGLLPWQLVLLASGLFLFIEALHAVGLGVLMATISGSGESPLALLRLSLTGLVGANAIDNLPAYLALEPVANSPARLAALLIGVNAGPLITPWASLATLLWHQRLTSFDVEIRWSRYMLLGLIVAPVTVVLATLALAATT
- a CDS encoding glucose-6-phosphate dehydrogenase, which gives rise to MTQSVDTLVILGASGDLTSRLLLPAIGQLLTDKPDRAFTLIGSSSDGLDDDGWRSVVEKSFATVDAKGEAVERLLKETRYVKADATSADDLKKLLSETKGVPALYFALPPAVTAKACEALGTFDLPKGLTLALEKPFGTDRESAIRLNEQLARLVPEDQIHRVDHFLGRSSVFNILGVRFANSILEPIWDGLHIERVDVIYDETLALEGRARYYDGAGALMDMIQSHLLQVMAVLAMEPPSTLGAADLRDAKQLVLRATRVWNDDPVTASRRARYAAGEIDGKKLPAYTDEEGVDPSRETETLAEVTLEVDTWRWKGVPFTLRSGKALGSRRREMVITFAPARHIPTGLTGRTEPAKLRLMFAPDSMSFEININGSNDPYELERASLTADFGPGELLAYAEVLEGILDGDPTLSVRADTAVECWRIVEPVLTAWHHGRVPIEEYPAGSEGPEGWKELG
- a CDS encoding TetR/AcrR family transcriptional regulator, whose amino-acid sequence is MDSTTLSDDVTTDQREEAPAESARRQRTRARLLDAAFDVFAEHGVRAASVETIAEAAGFTRGAFYSNFSSKEELFFALMEREKTMRLEQLNSGVAQFLAPLVSDGVPDLGDQDVLQTITRILELQTDDRRWWLVQAEFQLMALRDHSIAADYLRYQDEFFSDLTEIVVEALTSAGRRFTIKAEEAVRVIAELCASEEARAVLAGDERTFPERLSESVPAILLALTERV
- a CDS encoding YhgE/Pip domain-containing protein; translated protein: MTIPRSPLRRPGSLFSLERMRSDKRVTWLTVVGILLVPIVIGGLLVWALWNPTERLGDVKAAVVNLDQPVKVNGQTVPLGRQLAGGLLDTKNDNFDWVLTDKKDADKGIASGEYVAVVTIPENFSKAATSTAGAAADATQATIDVRTSRQSKLVDPAISQAVTSTATSVLNKQLTSTYIANVYVGFNTLGEQLGKAATGADGLSGGLTKLAGGTHQLADGAAQLATGASSLAGGVSQLSDGTSQLSDGLGQLSGGASSLAGGLQTLQQNTSSLPAQTQQLAAGSAGVSTGVQKTADGLGGLYTQCVALHTAADPTCQGIAATRAGMTTGQGGQPSLTGLASTVAGGTSQLAAGMPALVDGIAQSAGGASQLSGGVAQSASGASQLASGASQSADGAQQFAAGVQQLSDGIPALASGADQSAAGAASLATGLHTAVKQLPSYDSGERTSLADVAAQPVTQKTAGETAFGTSSIPLFASVALWLGALATFLVLQALSRRALLTSRAAGRIALDGFLPAAALGVVQGVLVAGIMTRALSLDVGQWFGFAALAAASGVAFAAVNHGLVALLGGVGRFLSMLVVVVTLASGIVSTAPGFFGAAVPWLPTAPAITAMQGAIDGSADAWRGLGGLLLWAAFGFALALIAVARRRVVNAAQLLPAE